The DNA sequence AAGCGTTTCAAGCTTTGCACCTCGAAGATCGATTTTGGTCGCGCATGAACTCTTTAATGGAGGAAGCGGCTTCTTTTGCAGCCGATAATCCTTCGCCCCTCCCCCCGGAAGCGCCTCCTAAAGCGGATTTATTGGGAAGCACTTCTCCGGTTCCCCCGCCCGAAACTCCCCCCGATGACGGGAATAACGGCGATGAGGGCAAGCCGAGTCAAATATCGCCCGACGTAGAAACGCCCTTTGATGACGATCCTTGGGCGAACTTGTTACTCGATGAAAGCCCGTTGACGGAAGAAACGCCGATCGCTAAACCCGAACCGTCCCTGGAAAAACGCCCGCCCGCTCCTGTCGCGACCGAGGAAACCATCGATTGGGGACAGCCTGAAGCTGAAGCGATGGATTGGGGACAGAATGAATTTGTGGTGGATGATGATGACGAGATGCCGCCGCCGGAACTGTTCAAGCGGGATACTTCGGGGTTGCCTTATCCCGTTGCGGTCGATCGCTCTCCTGACAAATCACAAAATCAGCCAAAAGTCAAGTCAAAGCCTGAAGAACCTATACCCGTACCGATTTTAGAGTTGAGCGAGAGCGAATTGGTGGCAGGGGAAACGGCGCTGGTGTGGGTAAAATTGCCGCCCTGCTCTAACTCAATTTATGTGAAATTATGGGTTATTGACTGTCAGACGCGATCGCTGCTTGATGGCCCGCGTGCCTTTGTCGATTTTACTGAAAATCAGGACGGAGAATTGGAAACGATTACGCAATTATTGGTACCGTTGGGAAGTTTAGAGATACGATTTGAAGCGATCGCGATCGATCTCGTCACGCAACGAGAAAGCCACAAAACCAGCGTCAGTCGTCACGTCATTCCTCCCGATTTACCGCAATTGGGTTAACAGATTGAAAAACTTTGAGTAGTAACGATTTGCTTAATATAAATGACTCTCAATCTCTATTTTCTGCGCCACGGCGAAACTGAATCGAGTCTTACTGGAACTTATTGCGGCGCGCTCGATGTCGAACTGAGTGCCGAAGGGCGACAAATGGCAGAAGATTTTAAAGCCGCTTACCAATCTTTTCCTTGGGAAGCGGTGTATGTAAGTCCGATGCTGCGTACCGTTGCAACGGCAAAACCGTTGTGCGATGCGATGGGTTTAAAAATGCAATTGCGGGAGGGATTGAGAGAAATTGCGTATGGGGATTGGGAAGGAAAAACGCCCGCAGAAGTGGAAACGAGCGATCGCGATAATTATATTCGCTGGTTGAGCGATCCGGGTTGGAATGGGCCGACGGGAGGCGAAAAAGGAATCGATATTGCGCGGCGCAGTGCTTTAGTTTTGGAGGAAATCGAGCAAAAATATCAAACTGGAAATGTTCTCATCGTGTCTCATAAGGCAACGATTCGGATTATGCTATGCGAGTTGTTGGGAATTGATGTCGGGCGATTTCGCGATCGCATCGGGATGCTTGTCGCTTCGATTAGCGTTGTCGAAATCGGCGCGCGCGGCCCGCTTTTAAAGATTTTAGGCGATCGCGCTCACCTTCGAGCCAGTTTGCGCGATCGCCCGGGCAGTTAAAAAACCGCTCGTAGATCGCGCAAGAATCGCTCGGCTGCTTTTATTTACTGTTCGCTCGTAACTTATCATTCATCTCCCATCGCTTATCATTCATAACTCATCACTCATAATTCATAACTGATGAAAGTTGCCGTTTTTAGCACTAAAAACTACGATCGCGAATTTCTCCAAACTGCCAATCAACAAAGCGATAACAAACATGAA is a window from the Oscillatoria sp. FACHB-1406 genome containing:
- a CDS encoding histidine phosphatase family protein, with amino-acid sequence MTLNLYFLRHGETESSLTGTYCGALDVELSAEGRQMAEDFKAAYQSFPWEAVYVSPMLRTVATAKPLCDAMGLKMQLREGLREIAYGDWEGKTPAEVETSDRDNYIRWLSDPGWNGPTGGEKGIDIARRSALVLEEIEQKYQTGNVLIVSHKATIRIMLCELLGIDVGRFRDRIGMLVASISVVEIGARGPLLKILGDRAHLRASLRDRPGS